TTTTTACTTAAGTAAGATAAAAGAAAAAGGCAACTGAACTGAAACATTCAACGTCCATTACGAGGTCAACTACCTGTTTCGGTTGCGATATGTGCAGGGTGGCATATTGAAATGTCGGGTGAACATACGTGTAAATGTTTGTTGTGAATAATAGCCGTAGCGCATGGCTATAAGTGAAATTTTTTCATCTGTCTCGCGTATGTCTCGTGCAGCAAGATTGAGTTTTTTATTACGAATGTAACGCCCGAGGCTCTCTCCTTTGTAGTGAGTAAACAACCGTTGCAAATACCACTTAGAATATCCCGAGTGATGGGCAAGTTGTTCAATAGGAAGGGGAATGTGTAAGTTATTATCTATCCACTCGCTTATGCTGTTTATCACGCTTTCAGAAATCAACATCTTCCTGCTCCTGAGTATTTTGAACAAACTGAGCGCAGATTTATCATTCTTTTTTAGTGGCCTTTTAGGCCACGCTTTGAATGTCTGATAGTCCCTTCATGATGAGTGCAAGTCCAAATTCAAAACCGTCGTCAGGGTGATAACTTACAGGTGAATCGGGACGGTTACTCTCTTCAGAACTTTTTGACAGGTTGAGATCTCTGTTTCTGGCCGCGTGTGACTGCTCTTCTATTACGCACCCGAGAGTATATTCGCTAAGCGTAAATAAGATCATTGAGGCTTCAGTCTCTGTGAAACCGACCTGAACCAGGTATGCCACTTTCGGATAAAAGGTATCTCTTCCCACTTTATCGGGGGTAGTACCTGCATGTAATAAGGCGCCATCCCGGTGAGAGAGTAAGGCTCGTCGGAAGCTACGTGTATTCTCTGCCAGCCAGTTTCTCCACACAGTTGTATCTGTAGGCGCAGGAAGAGCATGATGGTTTGCCATAATGGCTGAAGCCATTTCATCAAGCAAAACGGATTTATTCTTGAAATGCCAGTACAGCGTTGCTGACTCCACACTGAGTTTCTGTGCCAGCTTACGGGTCGTAAGTGCTTCCAGACCAACTTCATCTAAAAGTTCGAGGGCCGCCTCGATAACCTGCTCTCGCTTAATTTTTGCCATGTGATTGATCCTCAACTTCGTGCATGTAAATAGCAACGCTGCGCAAAAAACTGTCTGTCAAAAGCCCGGTGTTGCGCTTCTGTTTAGTTAAAAAATCTATCATTGTTAGATTAATTGATCAATGATAGATTTTTGCTTTCCGCTCTCTGATTGAGGCTTTTCTATGAATATAAATCGTGAAAATTACGTTGAAAAAGCATCTGATTCTGCATCCGCAACTGCCATACCCCCGGTTTTGTGGATACAGGCGTCCATCATTACGCTGGGTGCTTTTTCTACCATGCTCTCATCTACGATGCTCAGCGCGGCACTGCCTGCAATGGCAAAAAGCTTAGGGGTTAACGACGTTTCAATACAATGGATCGCCACAAGCTATCTGATGGCGCTTGCAGCCGGGGTTCCTGTAAGTGCATGGGCGGTAAAAAGATTTGGCGCGACACGGCTTTGGCTCTGCACGCTTATGTTGTTCGCTATTTTCTCTGTCGCCTGCGCGCTCGCAGTTAATTTTGAGATGCTTCTCGGCGCGAGAGTGTTGCAGGGGCTGGCCGGGGGACTACTCGTACCCGCAGGGCAAACGATCCTTGGGTTGACAGTTGGACGTGAGCGCCTTGGGCGAATCATCGGGACGATAGGCGTTGCCATCGTCATTGCGCCTTTATTGGGTACCTCGCTTGGTGCCGTTCTGATTCAAAGTTGTGGATGGCGAGGGTTATTCTGGATAACTGTGCCATTGTGCGTATGTGCTTGTCTGGTCGGTTATAAATTACTCCCGCATCCGAAAGCCAAAAATGTTAAGCCACTCTCTTTTGACTGGCTGGGTCTGGCATTCATCTTTTGCAGCTTGCCAATGTTGATGGATGGGATGAAGGGAATAAGTCTTGATACAGGAAAAAACGACCGGGAATTTATCATACTCATGCTGGGTATATTGTTTGCCTGCTTATTTGTCTGGCGATCTTTACGAATAACGTCACCTTTACTTCATCTCGGGCTTTTTAAAAATCGTGGATTCACACTGTCTGCTTTATTAATGACGTTGGGCGGTGCAGTAAATTTTGGCGGACAATTCTTGCTCCCTCTCTATTTCAGAGATGTTGGCCATAAGTCGCTGACAGAGGTGGGTTTACTTCTCACCCCACAGCTAATTGGCTCTGCGACAGGCTTTCCACTGGCAGGCTACTTTTCTGACAAATTGGGGGCACGTATAGTCCTTATTGCCGGTGGCTTACTCACTGTCGTAGCGACACTCCCTCTGACCATCATTGATGCCAGTTCAGGCTATGCCTTCATCGCAGGTGCTTTAGCTGTCAGAGGATTCGGCTTAGCCCTTGCGACGGTGCCTGCGATGGCGGCAGGGCTTGCGGTGGCAGGTAATCGTCATGTAGCTGACGCAGCACCACTCCTTAATATTTTGCAGCGCATTGGCGCGATGGCCGGGACAGCACTGGTCACTGCTGTCTATGTCAGAAACAGTCAGGGGAGCGGAAGCGTATTTGCATTTCAGCATGGTGCATGGATGCTTACCGCAGGCGCTTTAGGGCTTTTGATGGCTGCGTTTTTCATGCCGGATGGCGCGGTTTCAACTGCGCAGCGAAAATAACGTTATCTCCAGTGGTGCCGTTTGCCTGCTCACTGGCAGCGTTATGCCAAAGGCGGATGTCAGCAACCTCGCTGCACGTCACGTTGCGGGATCTGCCGTTCTCTTTGCGGCAAAATAGTGCGCCGGCGTGCTGCCCATGGTTTTCTTGAACATGGTGATAAAGGCATTAACCGACTCATAGCCCAGATTAGCCGCCACGTTTTGTACCGAGACACCGCTTGCCAGCTCCCGCAAGGCAACGATCAGATGCAACTGCTGGCGCCACCGACCAAAGGTCAGGCCGGTTTCGCGCAGCATCAAGCGGGCCAGAGAGCGCTCGCTGAGCGCCAGCCGCTTTGCCCAGCTTTTAAAGGTGCTCCTGTCTTGCGGATGGCTGACCAGCGCATCGGCCATGGCGCGGATTTTTGGATGCGATGACACCGGCAGGCTCAGTTTCTGCTGCGGCATGGTGGCGAGTTCATCGAGCGTTACGCGAGTCAGCCTGCCGGCATGGCTCTGTGCGGCGCAATCCACCTCTTCATGGGTTAAGCGCTCCACCAGCGCTTTAATCAGCGGTGAAATCGCCAGGGTGCAGCATCTCTCCGGCAGCGCGGCGGCACCCGGTTCAATAAACAGATAGTTGAGATGCGCGTTCCAGGTGGCTTTGGCGCTATGCGCGATCCCGCCAGGGATCCACATCGCGCAATCTGGCGGCACGATCCAGAGATCATTTTCCGCCCGGCATATTACCGCGCCGTACAACGCAATGATCAGTTGCCCCTTGCGGTGCGTATGAACCGGCACTTCTGCTGCGTAATCCACGAAATCAATATGGCGTGCAACCGCCGGGCCGGAGGTGCTGTCCGGATCAAACAGAGTATGAGCAAGTCGGGGTGTCATCACATTGGCAACATTTAGGTATTTTTTGACAGAATAGGGTATTTAGTGACCTGCGCAAACCGGAAATAATGCCCGGTATGAGCAAAATAACCTTTCGTCACATAGTTCCCGTGAATCTGATCAGCCGCATATCAGGCCGCAGGCTTCCATCGACGCTGCTGAGCGACGCCCACGCCATGCTCTACTCCGTCAGGAGCTTTGCCGCCGCGATGCTTGCCTGGTACGTTTCCCTCTCGATCGGTCTTGAGCGACCCTCCTGGGCAATCATCACCGTCTATATTGTTTCGCAAACCTCGGTGGGCGCGTCCCTAAGCCGCAGCCTCTATCGCCTGGCAGGCACCGTCGTGGGGGCAGGGGCGACGGTGTTGATCGTGCCGACATTTGTGAACATGCCCATTTTATGTAGCGTGATGCTGACCGGCTGGATCACCTTTTGCCTCTGTTTATCGCTGCTAGAACGCACGCCCCGAGCCTATGCCTTTGTGCTGGCCGGCTACACCGCAAGCCTGATTGGTTTTCCGGCCGTCTCCGATCCTGGATCGGTGTTTAACATCGCCATTATTCGGGTGCAGGAGATCACCATCGGCATTCTTTGCGCCGCGCTGATCCACCGATATGTTTTTCCGCGCCGGATCTCAGGGCTGTTCAACACGACATTAGTGCAGACACTACACTCGTCGCGCCAGCGTATCGCTGACACCTTGTCAGGCAAACCCGATGCGGCGTCAGGGCCGCTGCATCTGGCGCTGGCCCTGCAATTTCTGCAGGGCATCAGCCACCATATTCCCTATGATTTTGCCCTTTCGGTGCCGGTGCGCCAGGCAAGGAAAGCCCTGCACGACAGGCTGGCGCGGCTGGTCATCGTCAACGGTGAATTACGCGATCGCATACAGATGATTGCCAGCATGCCAGCCGATATTCAGATACTGCTGGATGACGTTCAGGCCTGGCTTATCTGCGACGATGCCGGGCAGCGTAAAAGCACGGCAGAGGCGCTACGAAAACGCAGCGCCCGGTTGGCGCAGAGTCGCGCGGCGCAGATAAAGACCTTTGAGGACGCGCTGGTGGTGAATATGATCCGCTATATCACGGAGTCGATAACCCTCATACACGAGTGTGAGCATCTTTCTACCGCCATCCATCACGCCAGGCCAGTGCCTGCGCCGACAGAAAAGCACGCGCTGAAAGGGTATGTTTTTCATCGCGATCCGCTTACGGCCGCCCGCACGGCGCTGGGCGCTTTTGCCATCATCCTGATCGGCTCTCTGGTATGGATTTACTCGGCCTGGCCAGAGGGCGGTACGGCGGTCTCCATTCTTGGGGTGTGCTGCACGCTGTTTGGCAGTTTCGACACGCCGGCACCCCATATTCTGAAATACATAATCGGCTCCATCTGGGGCGTTTTGATAAGCCTGGTCTATAGCTTTCTCCTGCTTCCCCAAATCAGCGATTTCGCCGTACTGGTTGCGGTGTTTGCGCCGGTCTATCTGCTGGCCGGGTCACTGCAGGCGCGGCCACCTACCACCTTTATGGCAATGGGCATCACGCTGACGCTGCCGGTGTTATGCGAACTGGGGGCGCACTACAGCGGAGACTTCGCCGTCGCGGCTAATACCGCAATCGCACTCTTTATAGCGACCGGCTTTGCATTTATCAGCATGAGCCTGCTGCAAACCGTGCAGGCAGACGCCGCGATAAGTCGTTTACTGAAGCTCTGCCAGCGCGATATTCGCCGCAGCGTGAGCGGGGTAGTGACCAGTGATGAGACGCACTGGACCAACCTGATGATTGATCGGGCCGCGCTGCTGATCCCGCGATTGCCGCGCAGCGGAGCGTCATCGGCACGGGCGCTCGATCATCTGTTGCACTTTCTGCGCATCGGTCTTTCTGTCCGCCACCTGCGCCGTGGCGATTCGCCTGCGGGATGTGAGATCAACGAAGTGCTTTATCGCCTTACTCGCACAACTGAAAGCGAAGCCTTGCGTGAGCGCATCGTCGCGATCGCAGGCCGCTGCTTGCCTGCAACAGATGAGCCATCGCGCCAGTTTGTCGACAAGCTGGTTGATCTTCACTGCGCGTTACGCGCGCAGCACGAGGAGTCCGCCAATGATTAATGACATCAATATCGGGGGCGTTTTTATCCCCGGATTATTAGTAACGGCGCTTATCGCGCTGGTCTGCACGTTGCTGCTCGTGCCGCTACTTTGCTACAGCAGGCTTTATCGCCGCTTGCCGTTTCGCCCATTGCTCGATCTCTCAAGCTATATCGTTACCTTTTTCCTGCTGTTGCAGGGCCTGACCACCCTGGGGTTACTCCTATGAAATCTTTACTCTCTTTGCTGGGTCGCTATGTGCTGACGCTGAGTGCTGTCGCGGTGGCAACGCTTGCGGCGTTTATCCTCTGGAAACATTACGCACAGACGCCATGGACGCGCGACGGGCGGGTGCGTGCAGATGTGGTGCAGATTGCGCCGGATGTCTCCGGGCCGGTAAGCAGTGTGATGGTGCGCGATAATCAGTGGGTTAACCGGGGCGATACTCTCTATGTTATCGATCCGCACTGGCTGAAACTTAGTGTGCTCAGCGCGCAGGCCGACGTTGAGGCAAAACGTCATGAGATGCTAATGCGCCAGGATGCGGCGCGCCGACGTGCGCAGATCAAAGAGGTTATTTCCGGCGAGGATATCCAGCAAACACGCAGTGCGGCAAGTGTCGCGGTGGCTAATTATCAGGGCGCGCTGGCTGCGCTGGAGCTGGCGCAGCTGAATCTATCCCATGTCACCGTTCGCTCGCCGGTTGCAGGTTATGTTACGCATCTGCGGCTCCGCCCTGGCGACTATGCCACGGCGGGGGAGACAAAAGTCGCCATTGTCGATGCGCACAGTTTCTGGGTGGTCGGTTATTTTGAAGAGACCCGGCTGCGTCATATCCAGGTTGGCAACCGTGCGCAGGTTTCGCTGATGGGGTATGACGCGATGATCAGCGGGCACGTGGAGAGTATCGGGCGTGGGATCGGCGACAGCAATGACGAAACCGGCGGGCTGGGGCTGCCGGAGGTTAACCCAACCTTTAACTGGGTGCGGCTTGCGCAGCGGGTACCTGTGCGTATCCAGTTAGACAGGATCCCTGAGGGCGTAGTGTTAGTGGCCGGGCTATCCGCCAGCGTCGCCATCGTGCCTTAAACGGCGTTTGCATGCTCGATGCGGGCTGAAGATCGACGCCAAATCAGCGGGCACGCTTTTCGCCTGGCGTGACGCAACCATGGCTGAAAAGTTAATCGCCTTAACTTCAGCCTATCCCCGGCAGCGGATGCTGATCATGCTGCATAACCTGCATATAAAACGAGAGGGGAGCCGGGAGAGGGCAGCACTAAAGCTGAAATCTGTACGAGAATATTTCGAAGAGGTTTTTCCAGGGCAAAGTCATTCTGTGGCTCAGCTTGCCCGCAGTGGCAGCGCCTTACACAATGATTTATCCCCCTTTCGTTTTCACATTACCGACCCACACTCCGCAGAGTCTCTGTGCGGTGATGCTGCCTGCACTCTGCTTACCGCGGCAGAAATACCGCCTACCTGCACCGCATGGCACCATGCCTTCGAGCGTGAAACCGTGACAGCCAAAGATCAGTACGAGGGCTGTTTTATCTTCAACGCGGTGCGCTCGTCAGCGATAGTTTCCTCGTAAAATCCCCTCGTATACCAGCAAGCGGACAAGGGCCGCGTCAATCAGCCTGATGTTTATCTGCGCTCCTCTTTAAGCAGAGTTTCATCGAGCTTTTTCAGCACTTCGTTCATTCCCCTGCTGACGATCCTGTCTTCACGCATAACGGTCCCAAGCGTCCGCTGAAGCGGGGGCGTCAGCGGGTATACGCTGAGTCCTTCACACTCTTCAGGGGCTGCTACGGCGATGCGGGGAACGATGCTGTAACCCAGCCCCGAACGCACCATTCGTTTGATCGCTTCGATACTGCCAAGCTCCATCACCGGGCTGGCAAGCTGGGCTGCGTGCCGGAACCATTCGTCAATCAGCGCGCGCGTTCCGCTTCCTGATTCAAAAATAATCAGCGGCAGCGATAAGAGATCGTCAGGAGAAAGCGCTTTCATCGATCGCGCGGATAAATCCTCCTCCATGATGACCACAAACTCATCCCTGTAGAGCGGATTAACGCTCACGCTTTTGCCTGCGGCTGGCAGTGTGACCAGGCCGATATCGATCCGGTTCTCCTCGACGCCGCGGACAATCTCTGAGGTGTTGCCGGTGCGCACATTCACTTTCAGCAGCGGATGCGTCTGGCGCAACTGCTGCAATATCGGCGGCAAAAGATGAATGCAGGCCGTTGCGCCTGTGCCGACGGTGACAGTGCCGGTGATCTCATCGGAATGTAGCGAGACCGCTTCCACCGCGGTGGTTACCGCTGCCACTATTTTCTGGCAGTGTTCGCAAAGCGTTATGCCAGCCGCAGTGGGCTTGATTCCCCGGCCGGTTCGCTCAATAAGCCGCACCTGCAGCGTCTGCTCCAGCTGTCTTATTTGCAGGCTGACCGCAGGCTGCGACAGGCCAAGCTCCTCCGCCGCTCTGGAGAAACTGCCCCGGCTGATGACCAGTCTGAAGGTGGCCAGGTGGCCAGGTGGTCGAGGTTAAGGTTTGTCATGCCAAAGTTTTCCTTATGCTGCTGATAAGCCCGGTGGCCTGTCTGAAATGATCGCCAGGGGATAGTCTCTTTCTCAGACGCAATAAGGAGCCGTACTGATGGAAATTATTCAGGCAGAAGAACGACATATCCCTGCTATACAACAAATTTATGCATACCACGTATTACACGGCTGCGCCACGTTTGAAACCCAACCGCCCGATGAAGCGGAAATGGCATTCCGCCTGAAGAGGTTGCAGGCCTCCGGGCTGCCCTGGTTTGTCGCCGTGGTCGATGGCAATGTGCGCGGTTACTGCTATCTGGCACGCTACCGCGAAAGGCATGCCTACCGGTTTACCCTCGAAGATTCGGTCTATATCGATGCTAATTGTCAGGGGCAGGGCATCGGCAAAAAACTGCTCTCGCATGCGGTGGCATGGGCCGAAGCGAGCGGCTTTCGCCAGCTCGTTGCGGTGGTGGGTAACAGCGAAAACGCGGCTTCACTCGCCCTTCATCGCGGGGCAGGCTTCACACTTACCGGCACACTCAGATCGGTAGGATTTAAGCACGGGCGCTGGCTCGATACCGTCATGATGCAACGCACCCTCGGGCAGGGGGAGAGCACGCTGCCGGAGATGGCTGAAAGATCCGGGCATTCTGCCTACTGATGCAGTCGGCTGGAGATCAGTAGAGGGCGTTGTTGCTGATATGTTAATTCATTGTGGATGTTTCGTTTTTGGTGATAACGTAGCCACATCATAAAACCCGCATAAGGGGTAACCGTGGCACACCAGCAAGCACCTTACATTGAAACAGAACGCCTGATTTTAAAGCAGTTTACCCTCGATGATTTTCCGGCGCTCCAGGCGTGCTGGTCCACCCCGGAAATGGCAAAAATAAGCGGTGGCGAGATCCCGACGGCAGAGATGGTCTGGGCTCGCTTGTTACGTTATATCGGGCACTGGCAGGCGTTAGGGTATGGCTACTGGGCCGTGTTTGAAAAAGCAACGAACCAGTATGCCGGTGCGTTTGGCTTTCAGGATGCGCATCGCGACACCACGCCGAAGCTGGCATACCCGGAAGCGGGATGGACACTGATCCACGAAGTGCGTGGTAAAGGCTATGCCTCTGAAGCGCTAGCCGCAATTTTACGATGGGCAGATGAGACATTCGCTTCGCCTGTCTGCTGCATTATTGCTGAAGAGAATAAACGCTCGAATTATTTAGCCGAGCGTTTTGGCTTCGAGTTTCAACATTATGTCAGTTATCGCGGTAAGCAGGTACGGCTGCTTGTACGCAAGTAAATTCTTAAAGCGCATTTATAAAACGTGATCGACATAACGCTTTTTCCTCAAAAAATAGTTTGTCCAATTAAATGTGCTTCGAAATGAAATAGTGGTGCCGGGTGAGTTAAAGCATTTCAATGAAATGTCGATATTAGATCGAATAACAACCCCAATGAGTGCCGCTAATATGACATGGAAAAATACCCAGGGCCGAATAGGCCTGTTACTTATAAGCTTTTTCGTTATCTTATTGATCGTTACCTATATTGTTATCAAGCTATTCGTTTCTCCGCAGATTATTGAAACCGAAACCAAAAATATTCAGGCGACGGTTGAATTACAAAGTAATGCTATTAAAGAGCAGATGAACCGGGTTAAGGCTCAGCAGCGCTCAATTACTGAACTGGTTGTCGGTCTGCAAAGCGAGCAAATCGACACGCTATTACCGCATCTGGTTAACCAGTATGGGGATCTCAACGTATTCGGCGGTGGGATTTGGCCTCTGCCTGGTCAGCGCGATCCGGCGCGGGACAAATTTAGTACTTTCTATGCCCGCGACAGCGGCGGCAATCTGCAAGTCAACACCGTATGGAACCAGCCTGAATCGGCTAAATACTGGGAGCAGCCCTGGTATAAAGACGGTATGAATGCGCCAAAAGGCGAGTGTGCGTGGGCGAAAGCCTACCAGGATGCAGCCAGCCCACAGCCCCGCACTAACTGTGCCATGGCGATCTGGAAAGATGGCAAAGTCTGGGGCGTGGCGACCATAGACGTGACGCTGGGCTTCTTTAACCAACTGGCTGTCGACATGGGCAAAGCGGTCAATGGCAGCGTGCTGATTGTTGAAGCGGACGGCAAAATCGTCGGCAATGGCTCTTCCGTACAGGATAAACCCGCGCTCTCAAATGTCCGCGATCTCGGTATTCAGGCGGCATCGCCGTTAATGAGCCTGTTAGGGCAGGGTAAAACAACGGAAGTGCGTGGAAGTTATGACGGTGAAGACGGCGCGCATTCGCTGTTCGTTCTGCCTATTAGCGGCAGCCCGTGGTTTATGGCGGTGGATATTCCGAGCAGCCAGCTGGTGAGTATTTCTGACGCCATTATGACCAAGCTCACCATCGTACAGGCGATTATTGGACTTCTTATCGTCGTTATCATGATGATTATTGTGCGCAATATTTTCCACAATGTGACGTTGCTCAACCGTAATATTGAAGCGCTCTCCAGCGGCGGCGCGGATTTAACGCAGCGTCTTGCGCAAAGTAAGAGCCCGGAATTTAATGCGATTATTAACAACTTCAATAAGTTTATTTCATTCCTTAATGAGCTGATGCAGCAGGTCGGGAGCAGCACGCTGGCGATCTCGTCCGCTTCACGCCAGATTGCCAGCGGTAACCTCAACCTCTCTTCGCGCACCGAAGATCAATCGGCCTCGATCGTGGAAACGGCAGCGTCAATGGAAGAGCTGACCAGCACCGTGCGCCTTAACGCAGAGAATGCGTTGCAGGCCAACAAGCTGGCGGAAGAGGTTTCGGCGGCGGCAAAACAGGGGGCCAGCGTGGTCAACAAAGTTGTCTCCACGATGAATAGCATCAATGACTCCTCCGCTAAAGTGGTGGACATCATTAGTGTGATTGATGGCATCGCCTTCCAGACCAACATCCTGGCGCTTAACGCCGCTGTAGAGGCAGCAAGGGCGGGCGAACATGGCCGTGGGTTCGCGGTGGTGGCCGGTGAAGTTCGCTCCCTGGCACAGCGCAGTGCCCGCTCGGCTCAGGAGATCAAAAAACTGATTGAAGAGTCAGTGAGCAGCATTGAGCAGGGCAGCGGGCAGGTTCGTCTGGCGGGGGCAACAATGGATGGCCTGATGGAGAAAGTGGAAGGCGTGGGCGTGCTGATCTCTGAAATCAGCTCTTCCAGCGATGAACAGAGTCGCGGGATTGCCCAGATCAATATCGCCATCAACCAGCTCGATAGCGCCACGCAGCAGAATGCGGCGCTGGTGGAAGAGGTGGCGGCCGCCGCGCAATCGATGGAAGAACAAACCGTCCAGCTCGAAAACGTGGTTGGCAGCTTTAAGCTCTGATCGACAAAAAAGCCGGCCCTGCGGGGGCGGCTTTTTTCTCTTGCGTCTGTCATTTCAATGCCTGCATCGCATTACCTTGGTTGCAAATATCCCTTCGCGCTGCTGTTTTTACTGAACGGTTAATCGCCGCAGCTGTGGTAATTATCTTTCAGTTTTGCAGATAATGACTAACGACGGTTCTGTACCCGAAGCGGCCTTTAATAATCCTTAGATTTATAGCTTTTTTGTAAAAACACTATGTATCGCTCCTTTAAAGGACTATTCAAGCCAATTTTTGATGAATGGTAGAGTAGGGGCGCTGCAAATTCTAAAACTCCACTAATCTGTTCATCTTATTATTGATTTTTGTATAAGTTTTTTGCTCTCCCCTCATAGAAATCAATTAACTCTCTAACATCTTCTTTATGTGGCAGGAGTTCGATTATGGATGAGTTTTTAAGATGGTTTATTGCATGTTTTACCGCGCTGTCTTTTTTATCCATCATTTTATCTATGTGTCGAGAGTTATTATCATAATTTCTAATTGACTCTAGGCCGCTTTCAAAGAAACTTAAAGCATATTTTTTCTCGTTGCTTATAAAAAGTGCCCTTGCAGACAGTTGAGCCAATACCAATGTGGCGCTGTAATAAGTTTGGCTTTTATTTTCAGCACTATCTAATCGCACTTTACTTGCATAGCTCATTCCGCTTATAAGATCTTCGATTGTTTGCGCAGATATAAGCTCGGATTTCGCTCTTTGTAACCAGTAATGCATATCACCATGGTAAGTTGATGCTATTTCTTTATATATGTCTCTTATGAAATTATGGATGTTTTTTCCATTCCCCAGTTCGTTTAGTTTGTCAAAGCTTATAAGGTTACGAGATGCCGCCATGAAGCCTTTAGATGCTAAAGATATTATTAAGTTAGAGACCGTTTTATAAGCATTAGGTTCTTTAACTATGTAGTCACTGATGACTTTTAAAAGCCAAGATGGAGAGTTACATATAATAACATCATTCATTGCCGTATTGCTTGACTCTAACTCAAAAAGCCTGTCATTTTTAGAAACGAATTCTTCAATATTAAAATATTCTTTGTGGCTTCTGATGTGATTAATGGAAGCTTTGTTAAAGGCGGCAATTAATATTAAGAGGAAAATTGAGTCATCTTCGAACTTTTTATTGAAGAAGTTTACTCCTGTAAGCCTGTTTTTATATTCCGCATAGTATCTATATGCAAAAT
This Kosakonia cowanii JCM 10956 = DSM 18146 DNA region includes the following protein-coding sequences:
- a CDS encoding methyl-accepting chemotaxis protein, whose product is MTWKNTQGRIGLLLISFFVILLIVTYIVIKLFVSPQIIETETKNIQATVELQSNAIKEQMNRVKAQQRSITELVVGLQSEQIDTLLPHLVNQYGDLNVFGGGIWPLPGQRDPARDKFSTFYARDSGGNLQVNTVWNQPESAKYWEQPWYKDGMNAPKGECAWAKAYQDAASPQPRTNCAMAIWKDGKVWGVATIDVTLGFFNQLAVDMGKAVNGSVLIVEADGKIVGNGSSVQDKPALSNVRDLGIQAASPLMSLLGQGKTTEVRGSYDGEDGAHSLFVLPISGSPWFMAVDIPSSQLVSISDAIMTKLTIVQAIIGLLIVVIMMIIVRNIFHNVTLLNRNIEALSSGGADLTQRLAQSKSPEFNAIINNFNKFISFLNELMQQVGSSTLAISSASRQIASGNLNLSSRTEDQSASIVETAASMEELTSTVRLNAENALQANKLAEEVSAAAKQGASVVNKVVSTMNSINDSSAKVVDIISVIDGIAFQTNILALNAAVEAARAGEHGRGFAVVAGEVRSLAQRSARSAQEIKKLIEESVSSIEQGSGQVRLAGATMDGLMEKVEGVGVLISEISSSSDEQSRGIAQINIAINQLDSATQQNAALVEEVAAAAQSMEEQTVQLENVVGSFKL
- a CDS encoding GNAT family N-acetyltransferase yields the protein MAHQQAPYIETERLILKQFTLDDFPALQACWSTPEMAKISGGEIPTAEMVWARLLRYIGHWQALGYGYWAVFEKATNQYAGAFGFQDAHRDTTPKLAYPEAGWTLIHEVRGKGYASEALAAILRWADETFASPVCCIIAEENKRSNYLAERFGFEFQHYVSYRGKQVRLLVRK